In Nocardia sputorum, a single genomic region encodes these proteins:
- a CDS encoding cold-shock protein codes for MAQGIVKWFNSEKGFGFIAQDGGGPDVFVHYSAVSGSGFRSLDEGQRVEFEIGQGQKGPQAQDVRVL; via the coding sequence ATGGCTCAAGGCATTGTGAAGTGGTTCAACAGCGAGAAGGGCTTCGGCTTCATCGCACAGGACGGCGGGGGGCCCGACGTCTTCGTGCATTACTCGGCTGTGAGCGGCTCGGGTTTCCGGTCCCTCGATGAGGGGCAGCGCGTGGAGTTCGAGATCGGCCAGGGACAGAAGGGTCCGCAGGCCCAGGACGTCCGCGTTCTCTGA
- a CDS encoding nucleotidyltransferase domain-containing protein, with protein MSLRAIPASMDPAVVGAIDGELDRVEREHRVSIRLAIESGSRAWGFPSPDSDYDCRFVYVAALETYLSPWRTRDVVETPLTDLLDVNGWDLAKALRLLVQGNAVLIEWLMSPIVYRGDTRFRDRLRAVADEVADRDKIARHYLHLGAKQWALFERSGALKKVFYALRPAMALRWLREHPAAAVAPMHLPTLLRQCELPAELTAAVTELTELKSRTREMGSGSVPAPITAFIAAEFTRAAEVFRRSGHRDLTRARAITAEFFRDEALAG; from the coding sequence ATGTCTCTGCGCGCGATACCGGCTTCGATGGACCCGGCGGTGGTCGGGGCCATCGACGGTGAGCTGGATCGAGTGGAGCGGGAGCACCGGGTGTCGATCCGGCTGGCGATCGAAAGCGGCAGCCGTGCTTGGGGATTTCCGTCTCCCGATTCGGACTACGACTGCCGGTTCGTCTACGTCGCGGCGCTGGAGACCTACCTGTCCCCGTGGCGCACCCGCGACGTGGTGGAGACACCGCTCACGGACCTGCTCGACGTGAACGGCTGGGATCTGGCCAAGGCGCTGCGGCTGCTGGTGCAGGGTAACGCCGTGCTCATCGAGTGGCTGATGTCGCCGATCGTGTATCGCGGCGACACGCGGTTCCGCGATCGGTTGCGCGCGGTGGCCGACGAGGTCGCCGACCGCGACAAGATCGCCCGGCACTATCTGCATCTGGGCGCCAAGCAGTGGGCGCTGTTCGAGCGCAGCGGGGCACTGAAGAAGGTGTTCTACGCCCTGCGTCCGGCGATGGCGCTGCGGTGGCTGCGCGAGCATCCCGCGGCGGCGGTGGCGCCGATGCATCTGCCTACGCTGTTGCGGCAGTGCGAGCTGCCCGCGGAGCTGACGGCGGCGGTCACCGAGTTGACCGAGCTGAAGTCACGGACCCGCGAGATGGGCAGCGGTTCGGTGCCCGCGCCGATCACCGCGTTCATCGCCGCCGAATTCACCCGCGCGGCGGAGGTGTTCCGCCGGTCCGGTCACCGTGATCTCACGCGCGCCCGCGCGATCACCGCGGAGTTCTTCCGCGACGAGGCGCTGGCGGGCTGA
- a CDS encoding MFS transporter → MTQVEEVVARRQFPALRGALGVAAVTAGTFTVVTSEMLPVGLLTPIGAALRVTEGRAGLALTVTGSVAALSAPLLTAALRRVERRLVLCGLMAVLALGNLGTACAPGFGVLIGARVLVGIGMGGVWAIAASLAARLVPARSVPAATSLIFSGVAVASVLGIPAGTFLGALAGWRMAFVAAACLALAVLVAMAALLPRLPATEALPLRGVLRLTRQPGLRVALLVVAFLVTGHFAAYTYVRPVLEEVTGVDAATIGTLLLVYGIAGVAGNFAAGAVAARTPRGTLIAIGSILAAAAIALPALGVSLAQAVVLMIVWGVSYGGVSVSAQSWVFAASPQARESASALFAGVFNAAIALGSLTGGVAADGIGVAAAMWLGGTLAVVAVLVAALGKGARRS, encoded by the coding sequence ATGACACAGGTTGAGGAAGTCGTTGCGAGACGGCAGTTTCCGGCGCTTCGCGGCGCGCTCGGCGTCGCCGCGGTGACAGCGGGCACGTTCACGGTGGTGACCTCGGAGATGCTGCCGGTGGGCCTGCTCACTCCGATCGGCGCGGCGCTGCGGGTGACCGAAGGCCGCGCCGGTCTCGCGTTGACGGTGACGGGGTCGGTCGCCGCGTTGTCGGCGCCCTTGCTCACTGCGGCGCTGCGTCGAGTCGAGCGCAGGCTGGTGCTGTGCGGGCTGATGGCGGTGTTGGCGCTGGGCAACCTCGGGACGGCCTGCGCGCCCGGCTTCGGGGTGCTGATCGGAGCGCGGGTGCTGGTCGGCATCGGCATGGGCGGGGTGTGGGCGATCGCGGCGAGCCTCGCGGCGCGGCTGGTGCCGGCGCGCTCGGTGCCTGCCGCGACGTCGCTGATCTTCTCCGGTGTCGCGGTCGCCTCGGTGCTCGGCATCCCCGCGGGGACTTTCCTCGGCGCGCTCGCCGGATGGCGCATGGCATTCGTGGCCGCGGCCTGCCTCGCGCTGGCGGTGCTCGTGGCCATGGCGGCCTTGCTGCCGCGACTGCCCGCGACGGAAGCACTGCCATTGCGTGGCGTGTTGCGACTGACCCGGCAGCCGGGCTTGCGCGTCGCTCTGCTCGTGGTGGCGTTCCTGGTCACCGGCCACTTCGCCGCCTACACCTACGTGCGGCCGGTGCTCGAGGAGGTGACCGGCGTCGACGCGGCGACGATCGGCACACTGCTGCTGGTCTACGGAATCGCCGGTGTGGCGGGCAATTTCGCGGCGGGAGCGGTGGCGGCGCGGACACCGCGCGGCACTCTGATCGCGATCGGCTCGATCCTGGCCGCGGCCGCGATCGCCTTGCCCGCGCTGGGCGTCTCGCTCGCCCAGGCCGTGGTGCTGATGATCGTGTGGGGCGTGTCCTACGGTGGCGTCTCGGTGAGCGCGCAGAGCTGGGTCTTCGCCGCCTCGCCGCAGGCGAGGGAAAGCGCATCCGCGCTGTTCGCCGGGGTCTTCAATGCCGCCATCGCGCTGGGATCGCTGACCGGCGGCGTGGCCGCGGACGGGATCGGCGTCGCCGCCGCCATGTGGCTGGGCGGGACGCTCGCGGTCGTAGCGGTGCTCGTGGCCGCGCTGGGGAAGGGTGCGCGGCGCTCCTGA
- a CDS encoding LysR family transcriptional regulator, which yields MGGLEVRELEAFLAVAEELHFGRAGERLYVSQSRVSQLLRALERRIGGRLVERTSRSVRLTPLGADFLAELRPAYAALRATVDGARTAARGMDGILRIGFQGAGNDHLMAAVELFQRWHPDCSAELVEIPLADPFGPVRRDEVDAAVVLLPMGERDLVLGAVFAGQQQTLAVASSHPVADRAALSVEEVAEFPLIGVRAPAPEYWRRAQKLDVTPEGRTVCTGPEVGTLEEALAAVAAGRGAMLLCHPTAESHRRRPVAFVPVTGIAESRLGLVWRRHRETPRVRAFSRAVAATKGIDDVRSVTVEAS from the coding sequence ATGGGTGGGCTGGAGGTCCGTGAGCTGGAGGCGTTCCTCGCGGTCGCCGAGGAACTGCATTTCGGGCGGGCGGGCGAGCGGTTGTACGTATCGCAGAGCCGGGTGAGCCAGCTGCTGCGCGCGCTGGAGCGGCGCATCGGCGGGCGGCTGGTGGAACGGACCAGCCGCAGCGTCCGGCTTACCCCGCTGGGCGCTGACTTCCTCGCCGAACTGCGGCCCGCCTACGCCGCGCTGCGCGCGACGGTCGACGGCGCCCGCACGGCCGCCAGAGGTATGGACGGCATCTTGCGCATCGGGTTCCAGGGCGCGGGCAACGATCACCTGATGGCCGCGGTCGAGTTGTTCCAGCGGTGGCATCCGGACTGCTCGGCCGAGCTGGTCGAGATCCCGCTCGCCGATCCGTTCGGCCCGGTGCGGCGTGACGAGGTCGACGCCGCGGTCGTGCTGCTGCCGATGGGCGAGCGTGATCTGGTGCTCGGAGCGGTGTTCGCGGGGCAGCAGCAGACGCTGGCGGTGGCGAGCTCCCATCCGGTGGCGGACCGCGCCGCGCTGTCGGTGGAGGAAGTCGCCGAGTTTCCCTTGATCGGAGTGCGCGCTCCGGCGCCGGAGTACTGGCGGCGGGCGCAGAAGCTGGACGTGACGCCGGAGGGCCGGACGGTGTGTACCGGCCCGGAAGTCGGCACGCTCGAGGAGGCCCTCGCGGCGGTGGCGGCCGGTCGCGGCGCGATGCTGCTGTGTCATCCCACCGCGGAATCGCACCGCAGGCGACCGGTGGCTTTCGTCCCGGTGACCGGAATCGCCGAGTCCCGGCTCGGGCTGGTGTGGCGTCGTCACCGCGAGACGCCGCGGGTGCGCGCGTTCTCTCGCGCGGTGGCCGCCACGAAGGGGATCGACGACGTGCGGAGCGTCACGGTGGAGGCATCCTGA
- a CDS encoding alpha/beta fold hydrolase: protein MSDSIVFGAAGFLGRNAVARLLEQGHSVAAALRPGSEERLTSWLRRRGVDSSGLEIVTCDVTAPDLGLPAGFDASGIRDVYNCAARFSFGLAAEDAYAVNVTGALRVLDWSAALPELRRVVHITGYRITVEESEEQHYENGAYGASKFESDPLLRRRAAELGVALTIANPSSVLGPGQYIGLATVVEDLWNGRLPAIPGGPETFVPIVDLDYFTDFLISLPALPDTAGRSYTVLDDRTPVLPKLIRLLAGHLGVPAPRFSIPVGVISKLPRALTGADPETLTFIADDRYDTSAAQDVARRAGLTMPPTEATLRTWADHLVASRFGAVPDDPTAGFADGVWVSGERRRPDYVLLHGLPLDGESWNAARAELDGPSLVVDLPGLGRSAPGDADAVLPDLLASVRTRPVLVGHSLGCGPVLRYAAQHPERISGVVLVAPAFLQPRSGSLLRSPLAAAALRRMSAGDLARRLGVPESAAIASAAANLRRPGVAARTVAALRRASAPARREELRALLARIEVPVRIVTGSADPLTVATSRDAVSIEGAGHYPQLTHPARLAAELTRVSAVEARN, encoded by the coding sequence ATGTCGGACAGCATCGTCTTCGGAGCCGCGGGGTTCCTCGGCCGCAACGCCGTCGCCCGCTTACTCGAGCAGGGGCATTCCGTCGCCGCCGCCCTGCGGCCGGGCAGCGAGGAGCGGCTCACCAGCTGGCTGCGACGCCGAGGGGTGGACTCCAGCGGGTTGGAAATCGTCACGTGTGACGTCACCGCCCCGGATCTGGGCTTGCCCGCCGGGTTCGACGCGTCGGGCATCCGCGACGTGTACAACTGCGCGGCCCGCTTCTCGTTCGGGCTCGCGGCCGAGGACGCGTACGCGGTCAACGTCACCGGTGCGCTGCGCGTGCTCGACTGGTCCGCCGCCCTCCCCGAACTGCGCCGGGTCGTACACATCACGGGTTATCGGATCACCGTGGAGGAATCGGAGGAACAGCACTACGAGAACGGCGCGTACGGCGCGTCGAAGTTCGAATCGGATCCGCTGCTGCGCAGGCGGGCGGCGGAACTCGGCGTCGCGCTGACCATCGCGAACCCGAGCAGCGTGCTCGGTCCCGGCCAATACATCGGGCTGGCCACCGTCGTCGAGGACCTGTGGAACGGGCGGCTCCCGGCGATCCCCGGCGGGCCGGAGACCTTCGTGCCGATCGTCGATCTGGACTACTTCACCGACTTCCTGATCAGCCTGCCCGCGCTGCCCGACACCGCGGGCCGCTCCTACACGGTCCTCGACGATCGCACTCCGGTTTTGCCGAAGCTGATCCGGCTGCTGGCCGGGCACCTCGGGGTCCCCGCGCCGCGGTTCTCCATTCCGGTCGGCGTCATCTCGAAGCTTCCTCGCGCGCTGACCGGCGCCGATCCGGAGACGCTGACGTTCATCGCCGACGACCGCTACGACACGTCGGCGGCGCAGGACGTGGCCCGCCGCGCCGGGCTCACCATGCCGCCGACCGAGGCGACGCTCCGCACATGGGCCGACCATCTCGTCGCCAGCCGGTTCGGCGCGGTGCCCGACGATCCGACCGCCGGTTTCGCCGACGGCGTCTGGGTGAGCGGCGAGCGGCGGCGCCCTGACTACGTACTGCTGCACGGGCTTCCGCTCGACGGCGAGTCGTGGAACGCGGCGCGCGCGGAGCTGGACGGGCCGAGCCTGGTCGTGGACCTGCCCGGCCTGGGACGCTCGGCGCCCGGCGATGCCGATGCGGTGCTGCCGGACCTGCTCGCTTCCGTCCGCACCCGCCCCGTGCTGGTCGGCCACTCACTCGGTTGCGGTCCGGTGCTCCGGTACGCCGCGCAGCATCCCGAGCGGATCTCCGGGGTGGTGCTGGTAGCTCCGGCGTTTCTCCAGCCACGGTCCGGCTCGCTGCTGCGCTCACCATTGGCCGCGGCGGCGCTGCGCCGGATGTCGGCCGGCGATCTGGCCCGTCGGCTCGGCGTGCCGGAGAGCGCCGCGATCGCGAGCGCCGCGGCCAACCTGCGCAGGCCGGGCGTCGCCGCCCGCACCGTCGCCGCGCTGCGCCGCGCGAGCGCCCCCGCGCGGCGCGAGGAGTTGCGAGCCCTGCTCGCTCGGATCGAGGTGCCCGTACGGATCGTCACCGGTTCCGCCGATCCACTCACCGTCGCCACTTCCCGCGACGCGGTCTCGATCGAGGGGGCGGGCCACTACCCGCAGTTGACCCATCCCGCGCGACTCGCGGCCGAACTCACGCGAGTCTCCGCCGTCGAGGCGCGCAACTGA
- a CDS encoding TetR/AcrR family transcriptional regulator: MGVKGTETRGKLVDAARTLVERHGYYGAGLNQILAASGAPRGSLYFHFPGGKDELVAAAIAQAGKEIAALIDAIEPGDAAGAASRLLRAFGDRLEASGWQQGCPVATVALDVAAANDPIQAECAAAYAAWEQALRLRLRADGRKDADDLAAAMLAMVEGALLLARAQRSREPLERVERALHSLL; encoded by the coding sequence ATGGGCGTCAAAGGCACCGAGACTCGCGGCAAACTCGTCGACGCCGCGCGCACCCTGGTCGAGCGGCACGGCTACTACGGGGCCGGACTCAACCAGATCCTGGCGGCCAGTGGGGCGCCGCGCGGGTCTTTGTACTTCCACTTCCCCGGCGGCAAGGACGAATTGGTCGCCGCGGCGATCGCACAAGCGGGCAAGGAGATCGCGGCGCTGATCGACGCGATCGAGCCCGGCGACGCCGCCGGGGCCGCGAGCAGGCTGCTGCGCGCGTTCGGCGATCGGCTCGAAGCGTCGGGCTGGCAGCAGGGCTGCCCCGTCGCCACGGTGGCCTTGGATGTCGCTGCCGCGAACGATCCGATCCAGGCCGAATGCGCCGCCGCGTACGCCGCTTGGGAGCAGGCGTTGCGATTGCGACTGCGCGCCGACGGTCGTAAGGACGCGGACGACTTGGCCGCCGCGATGCTGGCGATGGTCGAGGGCGCGCTGTTGCTGGCACGGGCGCAACGCAGTCGCGAACCCCTGGAACGCGTCGAACGGGCACTGCACTCCCTGCTCTGA
- the serA gene encoding phosphoglycerate dehydrogenase, which translates to MSQAGRPVVLIADKLAQSTVDALGDGVEVRWVDGPDRPALLAAVPEADALLVRSATTVDAEVLEAGKNLKIVARAGVGLDNVDVPAATERGVMVVNAPTSNIHTAAEHAVTLLLSAARQIPAADATLREHTWQRSKFNGVEIFDKTVGVIGLGRIGQLFAARLAAFETKIVAYDPYVSPARAAQLGIELLTLDELLERADLISIHLPKTPETKGLIGKEAIAKTKPGVIIVNAARGGLVDEAALAEAIKSGHVRAAGLDVFETEPCTDSPLFDLPQVVVTPHLGASTSEAQDRAGTDVAKSVLLALAGEFVPGAVNVTGGAVGEEVAPWLDIVRKQGALLGALSNELPVSVEVQVRGELAAQEVAVLELSALRGIFSALVEDQVTFVNAPALAKDRGITAQVTTASESPSHRSVVDLRAVFGDGSTLNVAGTLTEPQLVEKIVNINGRNYDMRAEGLNLAILNYEDRPGALGKIGTKLGEAEVDILAAQLTQDVDKEGATVVLRVAREVPAGVQTAIAEAVGAAKVVQVDLS; encoded by the coding sequence GTGAGCCAAGCAGGCCGTCCTGTAGTTCTGATCGCCGACAAGCTCGCCCAGTCGACCGTCGACGCGCTCGGTGACGGTGTCGAGGTCCGGTGGGTCGACGGACCGGACCGCCCGGCCCTGCTGGCCGCGGTGCCCGAGGCCGACGCGCTGCTGGTGCGGTCGGCGACCACGGTCGACGCCGAGGTCCTGGAAGCCGGGAAGAACCTGAAGATCGTCGCCCGCGCCGGCGTCGGCCTGGACAACGTCGACGTGCCCGCCGCCACCGAGCGCGGCGTCATGGTCGTGAACGCGCCCACCTCGAACATCCACACCGCCGCCGAGCACGCGGTCACCCTGCTGCTGTCGGCCGCCCGCCAGATCCCCGCCGCGGACGCCACCCTGCGTGAGCACACCTGGCAGCGCAGCAAGTTCAACGGTGTCGAGATCTTCGACAAGACCGTCGGCGTCATCGGCCTCGGCCGCATCGGCCAGCTGTTCGCCGCGCGCCTGGCCGCCTTCGAAACCAAGATCGTCGCCTACGACCCCTACGTGTCGCCCGCGCGCGCCGCGCAGCTGGGCATCGAGCTGCTGACCCTCGACGAACTGCTCGAGCGCGCCGACCTGATCTCGATCCACCTGCCGAAGACCCCGGAGACCAAGGGCCTCATCGGCAAGGAGGCCATCGCCAAGACCAAGCCGGGCGTGATCATCGTCAACGCCGCCCGCGGTGGCCTGGTCGACGAGGCCGCCCTGGCCGAGGCGATCAAGTCCGGCCACGTGCGCGCCGCGGGCCTGGACGTGTTCGAGACCGAGCCGTGCACCGACAGCCCGCTGTTCGACCTGCCGCAGGTCGTCGTCACCCCGCACCTGGGCGCGTCCACCTCCGAGGCCCAGGACCGGGCCGGCACCGACGTCGCCAAGTCGGTGCTGCTGGCCCTGGCCGGTGAATTCGTGCCCGGCGCGGTGAACGTCACCGGTGGCGCCGTCGGTGAAGAGGTCGCGCCCTGGCTGGACATCGTCCGCAAGCAGGGCGCCCTGCTCGGCGCGCTGTCCAACGAGCTGCCGGTCAGCGTCGAGGTCCAGGTGCGCGGCGAGCTGGCCGCGCAGGAGGTCGCCGTGCTGGAGCTGTCCGCGCTGCGCGGCATCTTCTCCGCGCTGGTCGAGGACCAGGTCACCTTCGTCAACGCGCCCGCGCTGGCCAAGGACCGCGGCATCACCGCCCAGGTCACCACGGCCTCGGAGAGCCCGAGCCACCGCAGCGTCGTCGACCTGCGCGCCGTGTTCGGCGACGGCAGCACCCTGAACGTCGCGGGCACGCTGACCGAGCCGCAGCTGGTGGAGAAGATCGTCAACATCAACGGCCGCAACTACGACATGCGCGCCGAGGGCCTGAACCTGGCCATCCTGAACTACGAGGACCGGCCGGGCGCGCTGGGCAAGATCGGCACCAAGCTCGGCGAGGCCGAGGTCGACATCCTGGCCGCGCAGCTGACCCAGGACGTCGACAAGGAAGGTGCCACGGTCGTGCTGCGCGTGGCCCGCGAGGTGCCCGCCGGGGTGCAGACCGCGATCGCCGAGGCCGTCGGCGCGGCCAAGGTCGTCCAGGTCGACCTGTCCTGA
- a CDS encoding 3-isopropylmalate dehydrogenase, with the protein MKLAVIPGDGIGPEVIAEALKVLDVVVPGVEKTEYDLGARRYHATGEILPDSVLPELKQHDAILLGAIGDPSVPSGVLERGLLLRTRFALDHHVNLRPSKLFPGVTSPLAGNPDIDFVVVREGTEGPYTGTGGAIRVGTPHEVATEVSTNTRFGIERVVRYAFAKAQARRKHLTLVHKNNVLTFAGSLWQRTVDEVAAEFPDVTTAYQHIDAATIHMVNDPGRFDVIVTDNLFGDIITDLAAAVSGGIGLAASGNIDASGTNPSMFEPVHGSAPDIAGQSKADPTAAILSVSLLLNHLGDTEAAARIESAVAKDLESRSGAASTVEIGDRIAATV; encoded by the coding sequence ATGAAGCTTGCTGTCATCCCGGGCGACGGGATCGGGCCCGAGGTCATCGCCGAGGCGCTCAAGGTGCTCGACGTAGTCGTGCCCGGCGTCGAGAAGACCGAGTACGACCTCGGCGCGCGTCGCTACCACGCGACCGGCGAGATCCTGCCGGACTCGGTGCTGCCCGAGTTGAAGCAGCACGACGCGATCCTGCTCGGCGCGATCGGCGACCCGTCGGTGCCCAGCGGCGTGCTCGAACGCGGGCTGTTGCTGCGCACCCGGTTCGCGCTGGACCACCACGTGAACCTGCGGCCGTCCAAGCTGTTCCCCGGCGTGACCAGCCCACTGGCGGGCAACCCCGACATCGACTTCGTCGTCGTGCGCGAGGGCACCGAGGGCCCGTACACCGGCACCGGCGGTGCGATCCGCGTCGGCACTCCGCACGAGGTGGCCACCGAGGTCAGCACCAACACACGCTTCGGCATCGAGCGCGTGGTGCGCTATGCCTTCGCCAAGGCGCAGGCCCGCCGCAAGCACCTGACGCTGGTGCACAAGAACAACGTGCTCACCTTCGCCGGCTCGCTCTGGCAGCGCACGGTGGACGAAGTCGCGGCCGAGTTCCCCGATGTCACAACGGCTTACCAGCACATCGACGCCGCCACCATCCACATGGTCAACGACCCCGGCCGGTTCGACGTGATCGTCACCGACAACCTCTTCGGCGACATCATCACCGACCTCGCCGCCGCCGTGAGCGGTGGCATCGGCCTGGCCGCCAGCGGCAACATCGACGCGTCCGGGACGAACCCCAGCATGTTCGAGCCGGTGCACGGCAGCGCCCCCGACATCGCCGGTCAGTCCAAGGCCGACCCCACCGCCGCGATCCTCTCGGTCTCCCTGCTGCTCAATCACCTGGGCGACACCGAGGCGGCCGCGCGCATCGAGTCGGCGGTCGCCAAGGACCTCGAGTCGCGCTCCGGCGCCGCGTCGACCGTGGAAATCGGCGACCGCATCGCCGCCACTGTCTGA
- a CDS encoding MFS transporter — protein MATVTQIDEVRRWSMLGLGVFAQASSAVFIHGVPFLLPALTDRGMALATAGLLVAMPTVGLVCTLIAWGYLVDRIGERKVLVGGPLLMLAAGCAAAATTNDLALGALLFLGGVGAASTNGASGRVIVGWFPPHQRGLAMGIRQTAQPLGVGVGALAIPAVAAAHGVPAAILVPALMAGVAAVGCLAGIVDPPRPARSEADPALRANPYRDDATLWRIHLVSVLLVVPQGTVWTFALLWLHRDIGWSLAAAGALVTVTQILGALGRIGAGAWSDRVGSRMGPLRTVAVAAVLSMAGLALTAWTHWWWAAIPLLIAASVITVSDNGLAFTAVAEIAGPYWSGRGLGVQNTGQNLAMAAVPPVFGALITASGFPAAFFLAAVTAVAAVPLVPRDAD, from the coding sequence ATGGCGACCGTGACGCAGATCGACGAGGTTCGACGCTGGTCCATGCTCGGTCTCGGTGTGTTCGCCCAGGCGTCCAGCGCGGTTTTCATCCACGGTGTCCCGTTCCTGCTGCCCGCGCTGACCGATCGCGGCATGGCGCTGGCGACGGCCGGACTGCTGGTGGCCATGCCCACCGTCGGCCTGGTGTGCACCCTGATCGCGTGGGGTTATCTGGTCGACCGGATCGGCGAACGCAAGGTGCTGGTCGGCGGCCCGCTGCTGATGCTGGCGGCCGGCTGCGCCGCGGCGGCCACGACGAACGACCTGGCCCTTGGCGCGCTGCTGTTCCTCGGCGGGGTCGGGGCGGCCAGCACCAACGGCGCGAGCGGCCGCGTGATCGTCGGCTGGTTCCCGCCCCATCAGCGCGGGCTGGCGATGGGCATCCGGCAGACCGCGCAGCCGCTGGGCGTGGGCGTCGGCGCGCTGGCGATCCCGGCCGTCGCCGCCGCCCATGGCGTGCCCGCGGCGATTCTCGTTCCCGCGCTCATGGCGGGCGTGGCGGCCGTGGGCTGCCTGGCCGGCATCGTCGACCCGCCGCGCCCCGCCCGGTCGGAGGCCGATCCGGCCTTGCGGGCCAATCCCTATCGCGACGACGCCACGCTGTGGCGCATCCATCTGGTCTCGGTGCTGCTGGTCGTCCCGCAGGGCACGGTGTGGACCTTCGCGCTGCTGTGGCTGCATCGCGACATCGGCTGGTCGCTGGCCGCCGCGGGCGCGCTGGTGACCGTCACGCAGATCCTCGGCGCGCTGGGCCGCATCGGCGCGGGCGCGTGGTCGGATCGCGTCGGCAGCCGGATGGGACCGCTGCGCACGGTCGCCGTCGCCGCCGTGCTCTCGATGGCGGGGCTGGCGCTGACCGCGTGGACGCACTGGTGGTGGGCCGCCATCCCGCTGCTGATCGCCGCATCCGTGATCACAGTCTCCGACAACGGTTTGGCCTTCACCGCCGTCGCCGAAATCGCCGGCCCATACTGGAGCGGCCGTGGCCTCGGCGTGCAGAACACCGGTCAGAATCTGGCCATGGCCGCCGTCCCTCCGGTGTTCGGCGCGCTGATCACCGCGAGCGGCTTCCCCGCCGCCTTCTTCCTGGCCGCCGTCACGGCTGTCGCGGCAGTTCCCCTCGTCCCCCGCGACGCCGACTAG
- a CDS encoding fumarylacetoacetate hydrolase family protein — protein sequence MRLGRVASPDGVAFVSIEGDGSDSVAKEIAEHPFGTPTFTGRSWPLADVRLLAPILASKVVCVGKNYAAHAAEMGGPAPADPVIFLKPNTAIVGPNAPIILPPSSSQVDYEGELAIVIGRPCKDVPAARALDVVLGYTAANDVTARDQQRHDGQWTRGKGYDTFCPLGPWIETSLDPSDLEVVTELDGEVRQRSRTSLLLHDIPKLIEWITTVMTLLPGDVILTGTPEGVGPMREGQQVSVTVEGIGTLTNPVAAKR from the coding sequence ATGCGTCTAGGTCGAGTTGCCAGTCCCGATGGGGTCGCCTTCGTCAGCATCGAAGGCGACGGAAGCGACAGCGTGGCCAAGGAGATCGCGGAACATCCGTTCGGCACACCGACGTTCACCGGACGGAGCTGGCCGCTGGCCGACGTGCGGCTGCTCGCGCCGATCCTGGCCAGCAAGGTGGTCTGCGTGGGCAAGAACTACGCCGCGCACGCCGCCGAGATGGGCGGTCCTGCCCCTGCCGACCCGGTGATCTTCCTCAAGCCGAACACCGCGATCGTGGGCCCGAACGCCCCGATCATCCTGCCGCCCAGTTCATCCCAGGTCGACTACGAAGGGGAGCTGGCGATCGTCATCGGCCGCCCCTGCAAGGATGTGCCCGCCGCTCGCGCGCTGGACGTGGTGCTGGGTTACACCGCCGCCAACGACGTGACCGCCCGTGACCAGCAGCGCCACGACGGTCAGTGGACCAGGGGCAAGGGCTACGACACGTTCTGCCCGCTGGGTCCGTGGATCGAAACGTCCTTGGACCCTTCGGATCTGGAGGTCGTCACCGAACTCGACGGCGAAGTCCGCCAGCGCAGCCGCACTTCGCTTCTCCTGCACGATATCCCGAAGCTCATCGAGTGGATCACCACCGTGATGACGCTGCTGCCCGGTGACGTCATCCTCACCGGCACCCCCGAGGGCGTCGGCCCGATGCGCGAGGGCCAGCAGGTCTCGGTGACCGTCGAGGGCATCGGCACCCTCACCAATCCCGTTGCCGCCAAACGCTGA